A region from the Halichondria panicea chromosome 11, odHalPani1.1, whole genome shotgun sequence genome encodes:
- the LOC135343659 gene encoding R3H domain-containing protein 1-like, whose translation MSLTHPQSPHGPILNHEISMMPNSITPVLGQSAFMPDANLEPKITLLSRPQQSIGGAVDPSIAGLVPPRTLESFAATGFAGRAARGDYFDTEDPSVNLHDFIINSMQSQKNRVVLIKLEEEFVSYVQDVNRNEPLKLPPWDSYHRMLAHRVAAYFGLEHNVDPMDKMCVIVHKGPNTRFPQRRFGECTVKAQDESESSEPKHILKRKEVAELETILGSSSDLSGLKSFKSFEEREEEYERARARIFSQQSPLETKEPSVVFDLETPSALTRRKSRFLPAIMQHRRAASDTTAFLFKGGLADLLNESPAGDHSSPSITPMLSHLNKSTDAISHTVVSCQDFNQPPAKQLSPHPPKKLSQHNAVLHSPPKLSKSLSDYQPSPAYEPNATTDLSSGAAPFQSLQSGVPVMYQQQGAMIADPNWYPYQQMMVYQVPQGYIPAPQYNPFGQTIFQPGQLYAVNQPYPSMAAGGVPPGTVLAPGKDIHTPVQSAIVRPRGGYEQFSSPTHPAGLALVRPIPQQAAPIRVAAKTVGPWGSPIHQPYAIHQPVVVQPHGDQSAYTTIVPYPQDINTSQLADQVEASLHISESDGHISSETFKSKPSESTITSHNNRYSSSVTMMGSSSQVDGVYTFSNATAGGVTHNVLGGPMVSPTLPRGPVQFIPHQLPHPLYGGGPEGAFVSPGSQGSIIRYPAGFSPQSSSPGYHSTSGPLNFAPGVLQARPQGVFSPSSSGLTHSPVQILGHTLGTSLFSPPPSTSSRPALFSHSFIGKGDGPCHPPIGTGAIPESPGLMQSYNSASGNGSQSSPLPPRLSMQGRSQKGGANRYQNQRHPANRSSKLGSQEIGGGVSIEQMSGASIPGRKEALLPTPPSHHIVKLDTNLTCGVPLNVMELLSFPPDGSSEMVQVIQVLKDMGVTETKAGVMPKNGERVMVAVFEDSESAMNALQIKHAMFVLSIPGNNHAKFILSLL comes from the exons ATGTCATTAACACACCCTCAATCTCCTCATGGTCCGATTCTCAACCATGAGATATCCATGATGCCCAACTCCATTACACCTGTTCTAGGGCAGTCTGCCTTCATGCCAGATGCCAACCTGgag CCTAAAATAACTCTTCTCAGTCGGCCCCAGCAATCAATAGGTGGTGCTGTTGATCCATCCATAGCTGGGCTCGTGCCACCAAGAACCCTGGAAAG CTTTGCCGCCACAGGGTTTGCAGGAAGAGCTGCCAGAG GCGATTACTTTGACACAGAAGACCCATCTGTTAATCTTCATGATTTTATCATCAACTCCATGCAA TCCCAGAAGAACCGGGTTGTGCTCATAAAGCTGGAAGAAGAATTTGTAAGCTATGTTCAAGATGTCAACCGTAATGAGCCATTGAAACTTCCACCGTGGGACTCCTACCACAGAATGTTGGCTCACAG AGTAGCAGCATATTTTGGTCTGGAGCACAATGTTGACCCAATGGACAAGATGTGTGTTATTGTACACAAGGGACCCAACACAAGATT tCCGCAACGACGCTTTGGAGAATGCACAGTAAAAGCTCAAGACGAGTCGGAATCTTCTGAACCTAAGCATATTCTAAAGAGGAAAGAAGTGGCTGAG ctgGAGACTATTCTTGGCTCCTCCTCTGACCTCTCCGGTCTAAAGTCATTCAAGAGCTTTGAGGAGCGTGAAGAAGAATATGAGAGAGCCAGAGCTCGAATATTCAGCCAACAGTCACCGCTGGAAACAAAGGAACCGTCAGTTGTCTTTGACCTGGAAACACCCTCTGCTCTCACTCGCCGTAAATCTCG GTTTCTCCCAGCCATTATGCAGCATCGCCGAGCTGCAAGTGATACCACTGCTTTCTTGTTTAAAGGTGGACTAGCTGATTTGCTGAATGAAAGCCCAGCTGGTGATCATTCTAGCCCAAGCATCACACCAATGCTTTCACATCTCAATAAATCTACTG ATGCCATATCACATACTGTTGTGTCCTGTCAAGATTTCAATCAGCCCCCAGCAAAACAGTTGTCGCCCCATCCTCCAAAGAAATTATCACAG CACAATGCAGTTTTGCACTCTCCTCCAAAGCTCAGCAAATCTCTTTCAGACTATCAGCCATCCCCTGCATATGAACCCAATGCGACAACTGATTTGTCTTCCGGTGCTGCACCATTTCAGTCTCTACAG AGTGGAGTGCCTGTCATGTACCAACAGCAAGGGGCAATGATCGCTGACCCCAACTGGTACCCATATCAACAGATGATGGTCTATCAGGTACCTCAAGGCTATATCCCAGCCCCCCAGTACAACCCGTTTGGTCAGACAATATTCCAACCTGGTCAGCTCTATGCCGTTAATCAACCCTATCCCTCTATGGCAGCAG GTGGTGTACCTCCTGGCACAGTGCTTGCCCCAGGCAAAGATATCCATACCCCAGTTCAGAGTGCTATAGTTCGTCCTCGAGGAGGCTATGAGCAGTTCTCCTCTCCTACTCACCCTGCTGGCTTAGCTCTGGTCAGGCCCATTCCCCAGCAGGCTGCTCCTATTAGG GTGGCTGCCAAAACTGTTGGACCGTGGGGCTCACCTATTCATCAACCATATGCTATTCATCAGCCAGTAGTTGTGCAGCCGCATGGTGATCAGTCGGCTTATACTACCATTGTTCCTTATCCCCAAGACATCAATACTTCTCAACTGGCAGACCAAGTGGAGGCCTCACTGCACATTTCAG AGTCTGATGGTCATATTTCCTCTGAGACTTTCAAGTCCAAGCCGTCTGAGTCTACAATCACCTCTCACAATAATCGTTACTCATCCTCTGTGACTATGATGGGCTCATCATCCCAGGTCGACGGTGTTTACACATTCAGCAATGCAACAGCAGGTGGAGTCACTCATAATGTTTTAGGGGGCCCAATGGTCAGCCCCACTCTCCCTCGTGGGCCAGTGCAGTTTATTCCTCACCAACTACCC CATCCACTGTATGGAGGTGGGCCTGAAGGTGCTTTTGTGAGTCCTGGCTCTCAGGGCTCAATCATTCGTTATCCAGCTGGATTTTCACCACAATCTTCCTCTCCTGGATATCATTCTACTTCTG gtCCTTTAAACTTTGCACCTGGTGTCCTTCAAGCCCGACCTCAAGGTGTTTTTTCTCCATCAAGTAGCGGACTCACACACAGTCCTGTTCAGATTCTAG GTCACACCCTTGGTACTAGTTTGTTTTCCCCACCTCCCTCCACATCTTCCCGCCCTGCTCTGTTTAGTCATTCATTTATTGGGAAAGGAGATGGACCCTGTCATCCACCCATTGGAACTG GTGCCATTCCAGAGAGCCCTGGTCTAATGCAGAGTTATAATAGTGCATCTGGAAACGGATCACAGTCTAGTCCACTACCACCGCGTCTGTCTATGCAGGGGCGATCTCAGAAAGGTGGAGCTAACAG GTATCAGAACCAACGTCATCCTGCCAATCGTAGTAGCAAGCTAGGGTCACAGGAGATAGGTGGAGGAGTGTCTATTGAGCAGATGAGCGGTGCTTCAATACCCGGGAGGAAAGAGGCTCTCCTTCCTACTCCCCCCTCCCATCACATAGTCAAATTAGATACCAACCTCACAT GTGGTGTGCCATTGAACGTCATGGAACTGCTTAGCTTTCCTCCAGATGGATCTTCTGAAATGGTCCAAGTTATCCAA GTCCTGAAGGACATGGGTGTGACAGAGACAAAGGCTGGTGTTATGCCCAAGAACGGAGAAAGGGTAATGGTTGCTGTATTTGAAGATTCTGAAAGTGCGATGAATGCATTGCAAATCAAGCATGCTATGTTCGTTTTATCCATACCAGGGAACAATCATGCCAAGTTTATCCTGTCTCTTTTGTAA